In Gemmatimonadales bacterium, a genomic segment contains:
- a CDS encoding class I SAM-dependent methyltransferase yields MATDVRALMDNIRSCCDFQNKAVVHVGVGAGSLVAWSAAARSVLAVDRDADAVRRLGETLREQGLLGRVIVFRGDFAAVRARADVVFLTFCLHAMPDPDAALRHARTLAPETVVVDPAPGSRWAWYRGEEA; encoded by the coding sequence ATGGCGACCGACGTCCGGGCCCTGATGGACAACATCCGGTCGTGCTGCGACTTCCAAAACAAGGCCGTCGTCCACGTGGGCGTGGGCGCGGGCAGTCTCGTCGCCTGGAGCGCGGCGGCGCGCAGCGTGCTGGCGGTGGATCGGGACGCGGACGCGGTCCGGCGCCTCGGCGAGACGCTCCGCGAGCAGGGCCTGCTCGGCCGGGTGATCGTCTTCCGCGGCGACTTCGCCGCGGTGCGCGCCAGGGCGGACGTCGTCTTCCTCACCTTCTGCCTCCACGCCATGCCCGATCCGGACGCGGCGCTGCGCCACGCCAGGACGCTCGCGCCCGAGACCGTCGTCGTGGACCCCGCGCCGGGCTCCCGGTGGGCCTGGTACCGCGGCGAGGAGGCC
- a CDS encoding RNA polymerase sigma factor, which translates to MSETSSLEAAAADLVPRAKRGEAGALEALLRDCRPTVFRWALVHTGEAADAEDVTQDVLVRLHGSLRRFSGRSRFTTWLYQVTRNEASNLRRSVGRRLHLAAAVIREAEVDPVTPHDPTDQLHAARVAELAERLLHGLPRRQREVFHLADLEGCSLAEVAERLGMLPVTARVHLFHARRAIRAGILERWPELAAEEAR; encoded by the coding sequence TTGAGCGAAACCAGCAGCCTGGAAGCGGCAGCCGCCGATCTGGTCCCGCGCGCGAAGCGCGGGGAGGCCGGTGCGCTCGAGGCGCTGCTCCGGGACTGCCGCCCCACCGTGTTCCGGTGGGCCCTGGTGCACACCGGCGAGGCCGCGGACGCCGAGGACGTCACGCAGGACGTCCTGGTGCGGCTGCACGGCTCCCTGCGCCGGTTCTCCGGCCGGTCCCGCTTCACGACCTGGCTCTACCAGGTGACGCGAAACGAGGCCTCCAATCTGCGGCGAAGCGTGGGCCGGCGCCTGCACCTGGCGGCGGCGGTCATCCGGGAGGCGGAAGTGGACCCAGTGACGCCGCACGATCCCACCGACCAGCTGCACGCCGCCCGCGTCGCCGAGCTCGCGGAACGCCTGCTGCACGGCCTGCCCCGCCGGCAGCGGGAGGTCTTTCACCTCGCGGACCTCGAAGGGTGCTCGCTCGCGGAAGTCGCCGAGCGCCTGGGCATGCTACCGGTCACGGCGCGGGTGCATCTGTTCCACGCCCGCAGAGCGATACGGGCCGGCATCCTGGAACGTTGGCCTGAGCTGGCCGCCGAGGAGGCGAGATGA
- a CDS encoding DUF2784 domain-containing protein, which produces MRYVWLADLVLGLHLAFVAFAVLGGLLVLRRQRLAWLHLPCVAWASFVEFAGIICPLTPLENHLRVLGGERGYAGDFVGHYITAVLYPDGLTRGIQIVLGSFVVALNLAVYWRVVARHRAWEAARATGPRPTGLRRRS; this is translated from the coding sequence GTGCGGTACGTCTGGCTGGCCGACCTGGTGCTGGGGCTCCACCTGGCGTTCGTGGCGTTCGCCGTGCTGGGCGGGCTGCTCGTCCTGCGGCGGCAGCGCCTGGCGTGGCTGCACCTCCCGTGCGTCGCGTGGGCGAGCTTCGTCGAGTTCGCCGGCATCATCTGCCCGCTCACGCCGCTGGAGAACCACCTGCGCGTGCTGGGCGGGGAGCGCGGCTACGCCGGCGACTTCGTCGGGCACTACATCACGGCCGTGCTCTACCCCGACGGCCTGACGCGCGGCATCCAGATCGTGCTGGGGAGCTTCGTCGTGGCGCTGAACCTCGCGGTGTACTGGCGCGTAGTCGCGCGCCATCGGGCGTGGGAAGCCGCGCGCGCGACGGGACCGCGTCCGACTGGCCTCCGGCGGCGATCGTGA
- a CDS encoding aminotransferase class V-fold PLP-dependent enzyme yields MAAPLGRVRSPAPVPSDALEQYFEPFRAETVGYHQVFRSPYGEQRIVYADWTASGRLYRPIERRLVEAFGPFVGNTHSESSATGSAMTLAYHEAHRILKAHVHAGPRDLILTTGTGMTGGVNKFQRLLGLKVPDGLRRHVKLAEAERPVVFVTHMEHHSNHTSWYETIADVVVVPPDARGVVDLAALDDLLHRYRDRPLKIGAFSACSNVTGIGTPYHAMAKLMHRAGGVAFVDWAASAPYTALDMHPADAEEQLDAVLFSPHKFLGGPGSSGVLIFNRDLYHNRVPDDAGGGTVAWTNPWGKYAFLDDPEAREDAGTPGFLQAIKAALAVELKEAMGVEAMARREQAVVPRVMDALEAIPGVHVLARGRRERQAIVSFYVESVHYNLVVRLLNDRFGIQSRGGCSCAGTYGHYLLNVDPSRSKRITDRIDHGDLSEKPGWVRLSFHPTTTMADVRHCIGAVAQTVEHGQVWAQDYVYSSGTNEYTHRAGDAGAASRVRGWFDLEGHPSHP; encoded by the coding sequence GTGGCGGCACCATTGGGTCGCGTTCGGAGTCCCGCGCCGGTTCCGTCGGACGCCCTCGAGCAGTACTTCGAGCCGTTCCGCGCCGAGACGGTCGGGTACCACCAGGTGTTTCGCTCCCCCTACGGCGAACAGCGCATCGTGTACGCCGACTGGACGGCGAGCGGCCGCCTGTACCGGCCGATCGAGCGCCGGCTGGTCGAGGCGTTCGGGCCGTTCGTCGGCAACACGCACTCCGAGTCGAGCGCCACGGGCTCGGCGATGACGCTGGCCTACCACGAGGCGCACCGCATCCTCAAGGCGCACGTGCACGCGGGGCCGCGCGACCTGATCCTCACCACCGGCACCGGCATGACCGGCGGCGTGAACAAGTTCCAGCGGCTGCTCGGCCTCAAGGTGCCGGACGGCCTGCGGCGCCACGTGAAGCTCGCCGAGGCGGAGCGGCCGGTGGTGTTCGTCACGCACATGGAGCACCACTCCAACCACACGTCGTGGTACGAGACCATCGCCGACGTCGTGGTGGTGCCGCCCGACGCGCGGGGCGTGGTGGACCTCGCGGCGCTGGACGACCTGCTGCACCGCTACCGGGACCGGCCGCTCAAGATCGGCGCGTTCAGCGCCTGCTCGAACGTGACGGGCATCGGGACGCCGTATCACGCGATGGCGAAGCTGATGCACCGCGCGGGGGGCGTGGCGTTCGTGGACTGGGCGGCCTCCGCGCCGTACACGGCGCTGGACATGCATCCGGCCGACGCCGAGGAGCAGCTCGACGCGGTGCTGTTCTCGCCGCACAAGTTCCTCGGCGGCCCGGGCTCCTCCGGCGTGCTGATCTTCAACCGCGACCTCTACCACAACCGCGTGCCCGACGACGCCGGCGGCGGGACGGTGGCGTGGACCAATCCGTGGGGGAAGTACGCCTTCCTCGACGACCCCGAGGCGCGGGAAGACGCCGGGACGCCGGGCTTCCTGCAGGCGATCAAGGCGGCGCTGGCGGTGGAGCTGAAGGAAGCGATGGGGGTGGAGGCGATGGCGCGGCGCGAGCAGGCGGTGGTGCCGCGGGTGATGGACGCGCTGGAAGCGATCCCCGGCGTGCACGTGCTGGCGCGCGGCCGCCGCGAGCGGCAGGCGATCGTCTCGTTCTACGTCGAGAGCGTGCACTACAACCTGGTGGTGCGGCTCCTCAACGACCGGTTCGGCATCCAGTCGCGCGGCGGGTGCTCGTGCGCGGGCACCTACGGGCACTACCTGCTCAACGTGGATCCGTCGCGCTCGAAACGCATCACCGACCGCATCGACCACGGCGACCTGTCCGAGAAGCCGGGCTGGGTGCGGCTCTCCTTCCACCCGACGACCACGATGGCCGACGTGCGGCACTGCATCGGCGCCGTGGCCCAGACCGTGGAGCACGGCCAGGTGTGGGCGCAGGACTACGTCTACTCGTCCGGCACCAACGAGTACACGCACCGTGCCGGCGACGCGGGCGCGGCCTCGCGCGTGCGCGGCTGGTTCGACCTGGAAGGCCACCCGTCGCACCCGTAG
- a CDS encoding FtsX-like permease family protein, translating to MIGRRTLTPALRGLHAYWGTAVLLAAASATALAVLLPAASLVGRGGGAFPARLAVAPAGAMDLGIAWGSLVRSPDAIRETAVTTLSHLLLGVAAGVVAVTWLTTLALSTARASARAGEVVIRRAVGATRLDLLGASLLEGGFIATAALAIGGATGLAAARVALGAWPGPVGPVAPAFGAAAAAALVAGLVLGALLPLAFTRPGARLVSADEAALALAVPALQLGVSLTVLVAGSLLATRARGPAGEGGTPGAGAAGGQVYEVTAGDPAPAERAAAYAELLRRLAAEPSVEVASLTSPGATVGLGPEDVVASDCGDCRWGGLPLPWHTFFAIHHLVSADSFRALGLRVVAGRALTGADRWGAPRVAVVSRSLANLHFEASGAVGRRIRVGHGSDALYTVVGVVDDRAPAGFGGGYEPPDVVYLSVLQHPATAVELLVRPRGPAAAGPAVDRALRQAPGRRLAGLARVSEAGLLAAEAAPLGWFGRMLGAAGSALVAIATLGTFAVMWLWVASLLRELGVRRAVGARRRDVLAFVLSRAALVAVAGLAFGAWAGMMAWDALSAVVAGLPAWDPHALLRYGSLLAAATLAGALAPAWRASRQSPVRLLGAS from the coding sequence ATGATCGGACGCCGCACCCTCACGCCGGCCCTGCGAGGCCTGCACGCCTATTGGGGCACCGCCGTCCTGCTGGCAGCCGCCAGCGCGACGGCCTTGGCGGTGCTGCTGCCCGCGGCATCGCTGGTGGGACGGGGCGGGGGCGCATTCCCGGCCCGCCTCGCGGTCGCTCCCGCGGGCGCCATGGACCTCGGGATCGCTTGGGGCAGCCTGGTGCGCAGCCCCGACGCGATCCGCGAGACGGCCGTCACGACCCTCTCCCACCTGCTGCTCGGCGTCGCCGCCGGCGTCGTCGCGGTCACCTGGCTCACCACGCTCGCGCTCTCCACGGCCCGCGCGTCCGCCCGCGCGGGGGAGGTCGTCATCCGGCGCGCGGTGGGGGCCACGAGGCTCGACCTGCTCGGCGCGTCGCTGCTCGAGGGCGGCTTCATCGCCACGGCGGCCCTCGCAATCGGCGGTGCGACCGGGCTCGCTGCCGCGCGGGTCGCGCTCGGGGCGTGGCCGGGCCCGGTCGGGCCAGTGGCACCGGCGTTCGGTGCCGCGGCGGCCGCGGCGCTGGTCGCGGGCCTCGTGCTCGGCGCGCTGCTGCCGCTGGCGTTCACGCGCCCGGGCGCCCGCCTCGTTTCCGCCGATGAGGCCGCGCTCGCTCTGGCGGTACCGGCGCTGCAGCTCGGTGTCAGCCTCACGGTGCTGGTGGCCGGCTCCCTCCTCGCAACCCGCGCCCGCGGGCCGGCAGGGGAGGGTGGCACGCCGGGTGCCGGGGCGGCCGGTGGCCAGGTCTACGAGGTCACGGCAGGCGACCCGGCGCCGGCCGAGCGGGCGGCCGCCTACGCGGAGCTGCTGCGGCGGCTTGCCGCCGAGCCATCGGTCGAGGTGGCGAGCCTCACCAGCCCCGGCGCGACGGTGGGACTCGGCCCCGAGGACGTGGTCGCCTCGGATTGTGGCGACTGCCGGTGGGGCGGTCTCCCGCTGCCGTGGCACACCTTCTTCGCTATTCACCACCTGGTGAGCGCCGACAGCTTCCGGGCGCTGGGCCTGCGGGTCGTGGCGGGACGGGCCCTGACCGGCGCCGACCGCTGGGGTGCCCCACGCGTCGCGGTCGTGAGCCGCAGCCTCGCGAACCTGCACTTCGAGGCGAGCGGCGCCGTGGGCCGGCGCATACGGGTCGGGCACGGGTCGGACGCGCTGTACACGGTGGTCGGGGTGGTGGACGACCGCGCGCCGGCCGGCTTCGGCGGCGGCTACGAGCCGCCCGACGTGGTGTATCTCAGCGTGCTTCAGCATCCCGCCACCGCCGTGGAGCTGCTGGTGCGGCCTCGCGGGCCCGCGGCCGCGGGCCCCGCGGTCGACCGCGCGCTGCGCCAGGCCCCGGGCCGGCGACTCGCCGGCCTCGCCCGCGTCTCGGAGGCGGGCCTCCTGGCGGCGGAGGCGGCGCCGCTCGGGTGGTTCGGGCGGATGCTGGGCGCCGCGGGCAGCGCCCTGGTCGCCATCGCCACCCTCGGCACCTTCGCCGTGATGTGGCTGTGGGTGGCGTCGCTGCTGCGCGAGCTGGGAGTGCGCCGCGCGGTCGGCGCGCGCCGCCGCGACGTCCTGGCCTTCGTGCTCTCTCGTGCCGCGCTGGTCGCGGTGGCCGGCCTCGCGTTCGGAGCCTGGGCGGGGATGATGGCCTGGGACGCGCTGAGCGCGGTGGTCGCCGGGCTGCCGGCCTGGGATCCGCACGCGCTGCTCCGCTACGGCTCGCTGCTCGCCGCGGCCACGCTGGCCGGCGCGCTGGCGCCGGCATGGCGGGCGTCGCGGCAGTCGCCGGTGCGGCTGCTCGGTGCGTCGTAG